A window of the Scleropages formosus chromosome 5, fSclFor1.1, whole genome shotgun sequence genome harbors these coding sequences:
- the LOC114910491 gene encoding scavenger receptor cysteine-rich type 1 protein M130-like, with protein MEHLWDVVQREIGHLPLRLQGDSSTCSGRVELWYEGSWGTICDDLWDINDAQVICRQLGCGAALKAHGNAVFGRGNGSIWLNEVKCRGDELHLWDCPHSLQDHTTSCSHKEDAGVTCEGMSFEHVTAKVEPRSLPPQGPSIPLVVFLVLGAFLFLLLVLLAGQLYQNRVLKRGTEGHCGSESPDSLLITPSFHTHKT; from the exons ATggaacacctttgggatgtggtacaACGGGAGATTG GCCACCTGCCCCTCAGGCTGCAGGGGGATAGCAGCACGTGCTCAGGGAGAGTGGAGCTATGGTATGAGGGCTCCTGGGGGACCATCTGTGATGATTTATGGGACATAAATGATGCCCAGGTgatctgcagacagctgggctgtggggcAGCACTGAAGGCTCATGGGAACGCTGTCTTTGGGAGAGGAAACGGCTCCATTTGGCTGAATGAGGTGAAGTGCAGGGGTGATGAGCTCCACCTGTGGGACTGTCCTCACTCTCTTCAGGACCACACgacctcctgctctcacaaAGAGGATGCTGGTGTCACCTGTGAAG gGATGTCTTTTGAACATGTGACTGCCAAGG TTGAACCCAGATCACTGCCCCCACAAGGCCCGTCCATCCCTCTTGTGGTCTTCCTGGTATTGGGGGCttttctcttcctgctgctggtgctgctggctgGACAGTTGTACCAGAACAGGGTTCTCAAGAGAGGTACAGAAGGACACTGCGGATCAGAGAGTCCAGATTCACTGCTGATCACACCGTCCTTTCATACACATAAAACATGA